The Syntrophaceae bacterium genome has a segment encoding these proteins:
- a CDS encoding antibiotic biosynthesis monooxygenase, with protein sequence MSLKVLIKRKLPPATRDEIINLIKELRSRATVQTGYITGETLQRIDTPDEFLVISTWQSLEDWNNWVNSAIRTEIRQRIEILSGAKESYEIYYHPGRASATLSGFKGWEGG encoded by the coding sequence ATGTCCCTGAAAGTTCTCATCAAGCGGAAATTGCCCCCGGCAACGCGGGACGAAATCATAAACCTGATCAAGGAACTCCGCTCCAGGGCCACGGTACAGACCGGTTACATCACCGGGGAAACCCTGCAGCGCATCGACACGCCGGACGAATTCCTCGTCATCAGCACCTGGCAGAGCCTGGAGGACTGGAACAACTGGGTGAATTCGGCGATCCGGACGGAGATCCGGCAGCGGATCGAGATCCTCTCCGGCGCGAAGGAGTCCTACGAGATCTACTATCACCCGGGGCGGGCGTCGGCAACCCTGAGCGGTTTCAAGGGATGGGAAGGCGGTTGA
- a CDS encoding DUF2784 domain-containing protein, whose product MGSILADGVVLLHGAFILFAVFGGLLALKRPWWRWIHLPAVAWAALVEWAGWPCPLTFLEDFLRGTGTGPPPPDFIDRVVGGLIYPSGLTRRHQILLGFAVVGANLAVYGWVAWRRRKR is encoded by the coding sequence ATGGGATCCATTCTGGCGGACGGCGTGGTGCTCCTCCACGGGGCCTTCATCCTGTTCGCCGTCTTCGGCGGTCTCCTTGCCCTGAAGCGGCCGTGGTGGCGATGGATCCACCTGCCGGCCGTCGCCTGGGCGGCCCTGGTGGAGTGGGCCGGCTGGCCCTGCCCCCTGACGTTCCTGGAGGATTTCCTCCGGGGGACAGGGACGGGGCCGCCCCCGCCGGACTTCATCGACCGGGTTGTCGGCGGGCTGATCTATCCGTCCGGTCTGACCCGGCGGCATCAGATCCTGCTGGGGTTTGCCGTGGTGGGGGCCAATCTTGCCGTATACGGGTGGGTGGCCTGGAGAAGAAGGAAACGGTGA
- a CDS encoding zinc ribbon domain-containing protein, whose product MPTYDYQCQNCGKKFTLIMRISEHGKTKVACPKCKGRKVKQMISLFTAKTSRKS is encoded by the coding sequence ATGCCGACATACGATTATCAATGTCAGAACTGCGGGAAAAAGTTCACCCTGATCATGAGGATCTCGGAACACGGGAAGACCAAGGTCGCCTGCCCCAAGTGCAAGGGCAGGAAGGTCAAGCAGATGATCTCCCTCTTCACCGCCAAGACCAGCAGAAAGAGCTGA
- the truA gene encoding tRNA pseudouridine(38-40) synthase TruA, giving the protein MRRPSPSRRKKLPVPSPSRADDPGIIKYRLVIEYDGTGYRGWQIQENARTVQGTLIAAARELFGGPVEIQGSGRTDAGVHALGQAAHLVVPRKISPDRLRQGLNDLLPSGICVLRAEEADPRFHARRDAVSRSYLYVLSRERTAFGKRYVWWVRDRLDTRAMQSAAQVFEGFHDFSSFADRRMDGKTSSRVKVESVELWEQGDLILFRVRGSHFLWKMVRRMVGTLVEVGRGNLSEADLGRMLEERSDLPARLTAPPSGLFLEEVLYEGERAVREGEPSPLLPVTLKTLSRGTQSRSRRAPGKAR; this is encoded by the coding sequence ATGAGACGCCCCTCACCTTCCCGAAGAAAAAAATTGCCAGTGCCCTCGCCGTCTAGAGCGGATGATCCGGGCATCATCAAATACCGCCTTGTCATCGAATACGACGGAACGGGCTACCGGGGCTGGCAGATCCAGGAGAATGCACGGACGGTCCAGGGAACCCTGATCGCGGCGGCCCGGGAACTTTTCGGAGGACCCGTGGAAATCCAGGGGTCCGGACGGACCGATGCCGGCGTCCATGCCCTCGGGCAGGCGGCCCACCTGGTCGTTCCCCGAAAGATATCCCCGGACCGGCTTCGGCAGGGGCTCAACGATCTCCTGCCGTCAGGGATCTGCGTCCTCCGTGCGGAAGAGGCGGACCCGCGCTTCCATGCGCGAAGAGACGCTGTTTCCAGGAGCTATCTCTATGTCCTCTCCCGGGAGCGGACCGCCTTCGGCAAACGATATGTCTGGTGGGTCCGGGACCGTCTGGATACGCGGGCGATGCAGTCCGCTGCCCAGGTTTTCGAGGGCTTCCACGATTTTTCCTCCTTCGCCGACCGCCGGATGGACGGGAAGACGTCCTCCCGGGTCAAGGTCGAGAGCGTGGAGCTTTGGGAACAGGGCGACCTGATCCTGTTCCGGGTACGGGGTTCCCACTTTCTCTGGAAGATGGTGCGGCGCATGGTGGGAACCCTGGTGGAGGTGGGCCGGGGAAACCTGAGCGAGGCGGACCTGGGAAGGATGCTGGAGGAACGGTCGGATCTTCCGGCGCGGTTGACGGCCCCGCCGTCTGGCCTTTTCCTGGAGGAAGTCCTTTACGAAGGGGAGCGTGCTGTCCGGGAGGGGGAGCCGTCCCCGCTGCTTCCGGTCACGCTGAAGACCCTTTCCCGCGGGACGCAGAGCCGGTCGCGACGCGCGCCGGGGAAAGCCCGGTAA